From one Gracilibacillus salinarum genomic stretch:
- a CDS encoding sodium-dependent transporter: MQRENWTSRIGFMLAAMGSAVGLGNIWRFSYVAGESGGGAFLILYILSVLVIGIPLLLVEVSIGRKARQDIVGSYKKLAPDKPWYMLGYLGVASAFLILSFYSVVAGWALYYWWRYLTGSMSVMPDVGFGGSFETFIAQDYAPLGWHALFMVITMFIVLGGVQKGIELANKILMPLLALMMIGLAIYSVTLPGASEGLAFLFKPDWSVLDDPSVYISALGQAFFSLSLGVGTMMTYGSYLTKEHKLPSATVGIGIMDTCFAIISGIVIFPAVFAFGIDPSSGPPLVFITLPEIFYQMNFGGIVGFIFFTALSLAAISSSISMLEVPVAYLMRARNMSRKKASLIASIVIFISGITVSLGMGKWSGVTLIGDHNILDSFDYITSNVFLPIGGLTMALFVGWYFTRSEALEAADLTESALASVWLVLIRIVAPIIIIIISLNSLGIV, from the coding sequence TTGCAACGAGAAAATTGGACTTCGAGAATAGGGTTCATGTTGGCTGCAATGGGCTCAGCAGTTGGTTTAGGTAATATTTGGCGTTTCTCATACGTAGCAGGTGAAAGTGGTGGAGGCGCATTTTTAATTTTATATATTTTAAGTGTGTTAGTCATAGGTATTCCGTTGTTACTAGTTGAGGTAAGTATTGGAAGAAAGGCGCGTCAGGATATTGTCGGGTCTTATAAGAAACTAGCTCCGGATAAACCGTGGTATATGCTTGGTTATTTAGGGGTTGCCAGTGCCTTTTTAATCTTAAGTTTTTACAGTGTTGTAGCAGGTTGGGCATTGTATTACTGGTGGCGTTACCTGACAGGATCGATGTCTGTTATGCCTGACGTCGGTTTTGGCGGTTCATTTGAAACCTTTATTGCCCAGGATTACGCACCGTTAGGCTGGCATGCTTTGTTTATGGTGATTACGATGTTTATCGTCCTTGGTGGTGTGCAGAAAGGAATCGAATTAGCAAACAAGATTTTAATGCCATTATTAGCACTTATGATGATAGGTTTGGCGATTTACAGTGTGACATTGCCGGGAGCTTCAGAAGGTCTTGCCTTTTTATTTAAACCAGACTGGTCGGTGCTGGATGATCCGAGCGTTTATATTTCGGCATTAGGACAAGCATTTTTCTCCTTAAGTCTTGGGGTAGGGACGATGATGACGTATGGCAGTTACTTAACCAAAGAACACAAGCTGCCTAGTGCTACGGTTGGTATTGGGATCATGGATACGTGCTTTGCGATTATTTCAGGGATCGTCATTTTTCCAGCAGTATTTGCCTTTGGGATTGATCCAAGCTCTGGACCACCGCTTGTGTTTATTACATTACCGGAAATTTTCTATCAAATGAATTTCGGTGGAATTGTCGGTTTTATCTTCTTCACGGCCTTAAGTTTAGCAGCTATTTCTTCTTCGATCTCCATGTTGGAAGTACCAGTTGCCTATTTGATGCGTGCACGTAACATGTCGAGAAAAAAGGCATCATTAATCGCAAGTATCGTGATTTTCATCTCTGGTATTACCGTTTCACTCGGTATGGGAAAATGGAGTGGCGTCACCTTAATTGGCGATCATAACATTTTAGATTCCTTTGATTATATCACGTCGAATGTGTTCTTGCCGATTGGCGGTTTAACGATGGCACTGTTTGTCGGCTGGTATTTTACCAGAAGCGAGGCATTAGAAGCGGCGGATTTAACGGAAAGTGCGTTGGCATCGGTTTGGTTAGTCCTAATTCGAATTGTCGCACCAATTATAATCATTATTATTTCCTTAAATTCACTAGGAATTGTATAA
- a CDS encoding fructosamine kinase family protein, with protein sequence MMQEKIKLTGDQSPVKKIQPVSGGDINQAYYVQTANHEYFVKTNQDVPADFFQIEADGLERIRNTETIAVPAVYHVDHDDADQELALIMEWVDGQPTEQTGKRLGEQLAAMHATDAGAQYGLDQRTYVGSLTQQNHWYDNWVDYYRDKRLRPQLDLGISNGRITGIRQTKLEYLLINLERFIPAKPRTSLLHGDLWGGNWLTGAHGQPYLIDPSVLYGDHLFELAFTELFGGFPAPFYQSYQSSFPLEDYYEDVKPLYQLFYLLVHLNLFGEAYGSSVDRILDHYSV encoded by the coding sequence ATGATGCAGGAAAAAATTAAATTAACGGGCGATCAGAGTCCGGTTAAGAAGATTCAACCAGTGTCTGGCGGCGATATTAATCAAGCTTATTATGTGCAGACAGCGAACCATGAATATTTTGTCAAAACCAATCAGGACGTCCCGGCGGATTTCTTTCAAATAGAAGCAGATGGATTAGAACGAATCAGGAATACCGAAACGATTGCGGTCCCAGCTGTTTACCATGTAGATCATGACGATGCAGATCAGGAATTAGCATTGATCATGGAATGGGTAGACGGACAGCCAACCGAACAGACTGGCAAAAGATTAGGAGAGCAATTAGCAGCCATGCACGCTACCGATGCCGGCGCGCAATATGGTTTAGACCAAAGAACATACGTCGGTTCACTCACTCAACAAAATCATTGGTATGACAACTGGGTAGATTATTATCGGGACAAGCGCCTGCGACCGCAATTAGACCTGGGGATATCGAATGGTCGTATAACTGGTATCCGCCAAACGAAATTAGAATATTTGCTAATCAATCTCGAACGCTTTATCCCGGCAAAGCCTCGCACTTCCTTATTACATGGTGATTTGTGGGGTGGAAACTGGCTTACAGGTGCTCACGGTCAGCCTTATCTGATTGATCCTTCTGTCCTTTATGGTGACCATCTGTTTGAATTAGCATTCACCGAGTTGTTCGGCGGCTTTCCTGCTCCCTTTTACCAAAGCTATCAGTCTTCCTTTCCATTAGAGGATTACTACGAAGACGTAAAACCGCTCTATCAACTGTTCTATTTGCTCGTGCATTTGAACTTATTTGGTGAAGCATATGGATCAAGTGTCGATCGTATACTAGACCATTACTCCGTGTAG
- a CDS encoding acyltransferase family protein — protein sequence MQREAYFDNAKLLFIFLVVFGHLIQPLKENIELVNVLYQWIYLFHMPIFVLVSGFFAKGIGNKQYIGKLAKRILVPYLLFQAFYFLYFLGIGKDSWDTTLYDPLWGLWFLLSLFSWHLLLIGYKKIKPKYGIPLAFAVGVVAGYISWIGPSFSLSRTLVFFPFFLIGYWLTKDQLFKWQTRAMKIAAVSVLVVVFAICFIEPTVPSEWMFGSKSYQTLEAGIYGGVFRALLYAVSSLMVFAILLLVPRRGFTFTVLGQNTMYVYLLHGIIIQYVREASLLRVDHNLDTIGMGIIAAAIVWFLASKPVVTFTQPIVEGKFNNLQQWWQNRKEQKAYHYQEKTREQYSSAK from the coding sequence ATGCAAAGAGAAGCATACTTTGATAATGCCAAACTCTTATTTATTTTTTTGGTAGTATTCGGGCATTTAATTCAGCCCCTTAAAGAAAATATTGAATTAGTAAATGTACTTTATCAATGGATATATTTATTTCACATGCCAATATTCGTATTGGTAAGCGGTTTTTTTGCAAAAGGAATAGGTAACAAGCAATATATAGGTAAATTAGCAAAACGAATTCTGGTACCATACCTGTTGTTCCAAGCCTTTTATTTCCTTTATTTTTTAGGGATAGGGAAGGATAGCTGGGACACTACTTTATACGATCCGTTGTGGGGCTTATGGTTCCTGCTTAGTTTATTCAGCTGGCACTTGCTCCTGATTGGATATAAGAAAATCAAGCCGAAATACGGGATACCACTTGCCTTCGCAGTTGGGGTGGTAGCAGGATATATCTCATGGATAGGACCTAGTTTCAGTTTATCCCGGACACTTGTGTTTTTTCCGTTCTTTTTAATCGGGTATTGGTTAACGAAAGACCAACTGTTTAAATGGCAAACGCGTGCAATGAAAATAGCAGCCGTCAGCGTACTTGTCGTCGTATTCGCTATCTGCTTTATCGAGCCAACCGTTCCATCTGAATGGATGTTCGGATCTAAATCCTATCAAACATTAGAGGCAGGTATTTATGGTGGAGTGTTCCGAGCATTGTTATACGCTGTTTCATCTCTAATGGTGTTCGCGATCTTGCTACTCGTGCCAAGACGTGGATTTACTTTTACGGTGCTAGGTCAAAATACGATGTATGTCTATCTGCTGCACGGTATCATTATTCAATACGTGCGCGAGGCAAGCTTATTGAGAGTAGATCATAATCTCGATACGATCGGGATGGGCATTATCGCCGCAGCAATCGTCTGGTTCCTGGCTTCCAAGCCGGTAGTAACCTTCACGCAGCCCATTGTCGAAGGGAAATTCAACAATCTTCAGCAATGGTGGCAAAACAGAAAAGAACAGAAAGCCTATCATTACCAGGAAAAAACCAGAGAACAATATTCATCTGCTAAATAA